Sequence from the Phaeodactylum tricornutum CCAP 1055/1 chromosome 20, whole genome shotgun sequence genome:
TTTTGTATTCCTTACGGCTCTATTTTCTTTGCTAGCACATTGACACTCCCGAAAACAACTTGGAAGTTCATTTTGATTTTACTCTGGAAAACTACGATCGTGTCAAGTACATCATGGCCAAGTATCCTAATAACTACAAGCAGGCTGCAATGATTCCCTTGTTGGATCTGGCACAGCGCCAACACGGTGGCTGGTTGCCCTTGACAGCTATGCACAAGGTTGCAGCGATTTGCGAAGTCGCCCCCGTCCGTGTGTATGAGGTGGCTTCGTTTTATACTATGTTTAACCGCAACCCAGTTGGCAAGTACTTTATCCAACTCTGTGGAACTACACCTTGTATGATCTGCGGAAGCGAAGATATCAAGCAGACAATTGAAAAACATCTTGGTATCAAAAATGGTGAAACGACCAAGGACGGTTTGTTTACTCTACTGGAAGTCGAATGTTTGGGCGCTTGTGCGAATGCTCCTATGGTGCAGTTGAACGACGACTACTATGAATGCTTGACACCGGATACGACGATTGCGTTGTTGGAATCCTGCAAGGCTGGAAACCCGCCGGCCATGGGCAAGTGGGGATCTCTTCCAATGAACGGA
This genomic interval carries:
- a CDS encoding predicted protein, with translation MLSRFGASRFASKLSPVIRSQSRTFAGQKPFHIDTPENNLEVHFDFTLENYDRVKYIMAKYPNNYKQAAMIPLLDLAQRQHGGWLPLTAMHKVAAICEVAPVRVYEVASFYTMFNRNPVGKYFIQLCGTTPCMICGSEDIKQTIEKHLGIKNGETTKDGLFTLLEVECLGACANAPMVQLNDDYYECLTPDTTIALLESCKAGNPPAMGKWGSLPMNGQVSCEGPKGKTSLKEIVVPVVDKTRFEKGEVDPAKIKKLMAY